The following proteins are co-located in the Fluviicola sp. genome:
- a CDS encoding FAD-dependent oxidoreductase, whose translation MDLQTKSLWEDTAEETAKFPVFEGEQETDIAIVGGGITGLTAALLLSRAGRKVVLLEAREIGLGTTGNSTGNLYATVDDHLSVLRKKWNSHVMKEVVNSRNAAINLIEENIRKYNIHCDFQRQPFTLFAETLTKEIESFIKEEFDAMQEAGLRPQILEDAGLPYKTVKALQIENQAQFHPLKYVQQLARVVTETCHIFENSRVIELDEKNGMLKTENGQLKANHILLATHTPIGTFMIQTLLAPYREFGVAALVDDASFPGGIFWGLDDPKHSVRSFSGNGQNYVMVIGDKFKTGQHQDSQQYVSELEKYLTGRVRINKISYVWGGQQYRPADHLPYIGKHGDFVYFMTGFASDGLVYGTLAAMIISDQILGKTNPWEDIYKAGRFTPVRSAKNFIAENTDVMIQYLKDLPWNVDDELLSEIQPGEGKVISPDNEKLAVYKDENHQVHIVSAVCTHMKCIVNWNQSEKSWDCPCHGSRFDIDGKVIEGPATKALPGKKISDK comes from the coding sequence ATGGATTTACAGACAAAATCACTTTGGGAAGATACCGCAGAAGAAACTGCGAAATTTCCTGTTTTTGAAGGAGAACAAGAAACCGACATCGCAATTGTCGGGGGCGGAATTACCGGATTAACAGCTGCTTTACTTCTTAGCCGGGCCGGAAGAAAGGTCGTTCTGCTGGAAGCGCGGGAAATCGGGTTGGGAACGACCGGGAATTCAACGGGGAACCTGTATGCAACAGTAGATGATCATTTATCCGTACTCCGGAAAAAATGGAATTCACATGTCATGAAAGAAGTCGTGAATTCCCGAAATGCAGCCATTAACCTGATTGAAGAGAACATCCGGAAGTACAACATCCATTGTGATTTTCAACGGCAACCTTTTACGCTTTTCGCCGAAACCCTCACAAAAGAAATCGAATCCTTTATAAAAGAAGAGTTCGATGCCATGCAGGAAGCCGGATTAAGGCCTCAAATCCTGGAAGATGCAGGTTTGCCTTATAAAACGGTAAAAGCATTGCAAATCGAAAACCAGGCGCAATTCCATCCCTTGAAATACGTTCAGCAACTGGCCAGGGTGGTTACCGAAACATGCCACATCTTCGAGAATAGCCGGGTTATTGAACTGGATGAAAAGAACGGAATGCTGAAAACTGAAAACGGACAGTTAAAAGCCAACCACATCCTGTTGGCTACGCACACGCCGATCGGCACCTTTATGATACAGACATTGCTGGCCCCGTACCGGGAATTCGGCGTTGCAGCTTTGGTCGATGACGCTTCTTTCCCTGGCGGAATTTTCTGGGGACTCGATGATCCGAAACATTCCGTAAGATCTTTTAGCGGTAACGGACAAAACTATGTAATGGTTATCGGTGATAAGTTTAAGACCGGCCAGCACCAGGACTCACAACAATATGTTTCCGAACTTGAGAAGTATTTAACGGGGCGTGTTCGCATCAATAAAATCAGCTATGTGTGGGGCGGACAACAATACCGTCCGGCGGATCACCTGCCTTATATCGGGAAACACGGCGATTTTGTTTATTTTATGACCGGTTTCGCTTCCGACGGATTGGTATACGGAACACTGGCAGCGATGATTATATCGGACCAAATTCTGGGGAAAACAAATCCCTGGGAAGACATTTACAAGGCCGGGCGCTTTACCCCTGTTCGTTCTGCAAAAAACTTCATCGCAGAAAATACCGACGTCATGATTCAATACCTGAAAGACCTGCCCTGGAATGTCGATGACGAATTACTGAGTGAGATACAACCCGGTGAAGGAAAAGTCATTTCACCGGACAATGAAAAACTGGCTGTGTACAAAGACGAGAATCACCAGGTGCACATTGTTTCGGCGGTCTGCACGCATATGAAATGTATCGTTAACTGGAACCAGTCTGAAAAATCGTGGGATTGCCCTTGTCATGGAAGCCGTTTCGACATCGACGGGAAAGTCATTGAAGGTCCTGCAACGAAAGCACTTCCGGGTAAGAAAATCTCTGACAAATAA
- a CDS encoding ferritin-like domain-containing protein yields MATKASNQNGSRESGLKELFIDELKDIYWAEKALVKALPKMAKKATSSELVAAIEDHLAVTETHVERLEQVFEVIGEKAATKKCEAMDGLITEAEELMKEIEDGVVRDAAIISAAQKVEHYEIASYGTLVSFANTLGESDAAELLEQTLNEEKEADQTLTEIAESSINIDAAEGEE; encoded by the coding sequence ATGGCAACAAAAGCATCAAACCAAAACGGATCAAGAGAGTCCGGATTAAAGGAATTATTCATTGATGAATTGAAGGATATTTACTGGGCTGAGAAAGCGTTGGTAAAAGCACTTCCAAAAATGGCGAAAAAAGCAACCAGCAGCGAGTTGGTGGCAGCTATTGAAGATCATCTTGCAGTTACAGAAACACATGTAGAGCGATTGGAACAGGTTTTTGAAGTGATCGGTGAAAAAGCGGCTACCAAAAAATGTGAGGCTATGGACGGATTGATTACGGAAGCCGAAGAACTCATGAAGGAAATTGAAGACGGTGTTGTACGCGATGCTGCTATTATTTCTGCAGCACAGAAAGTAGAACATTATGAAATAGCGAGTTACGGAACGCTGGTTTCTTTCGCAAATACATTGGGTGAGTCTGATGCAGCAGAATTGCTGGAGCAAACTCTGAATGAAGAGAAAGAAGCGGATCAGACCCTGACAGAAATTGCGGAGTCTTCCATCAATATTGATGCAGCAGAAGGAGAAGAATAA